The genomic region AGAGCGAAAAGTCAAGAACGCTACCCGCGAGTAAGTAAAGCTACTGCATAAGAATCTTACAAGCCCAATCACTTTGCACTGCAGTATCTCCGCCCAAGAATCAAACCACCCCACCGCATCAGCTGCCCGCTTCGCCCTCGCATTCCGAAAGACCGGGGAACGCGGCACTGAGCTCGAATCCGACGGCGTAAACGCAGACGACGAATTTGAATAATCAGAATCTGAATCCGACTCAGAAAACGAACTCTGCCGGATATCCGCGCTGACGCGAGGGATTCGGTCGGGAGTGGGAGGTAGGTCTGGGGAAATGAGAAGATTTTCGTGGTTGATGGGAGGGAAAACGATTGGGGGATTGTCGCAGCCATGGTCTTGGTGTACCTTTCTAATGGCAACCATTGACCATGGGGGCTTCGGCGGCGGAGAAGCGGCGGCGTCCAGAGGGTGGGGGTGGATATTGTCCCACCGGAGTTTGAATGGTAGTGGGAGCTCCGCCACTTCTCCTGCAGCAGCTACGGCTAAATCGGGGTCCACCACCATTTCCAAGAGAAGAGAGGCTTCAGGCTTCTGGTCTCCTCGTCTGGCTTCGTTATTCACAGATTTGAAGTAATTAAATGTGACGGGCTTGTGTGAAATTGGTGTTTGGCCCAAATGAGCCCAATTAAGGTGGTTGTCGTGTGGACACTTATGATTactacctttttttttctaagttAAACCGCTAAGAGTTGGAGTAACTTTTCGGGATCTCTATCCCTTCTgttgaattaaaaaagaaattaaatttacaatggGGAGTACTAAGTCCTTAGTATCGcctaataaatcataaatgaaTATTACTCCGTTACAATAATATTcatgaaaaacataaataatgaGTACTATCCTTATAATAGATAAGCAATAAAACGAAATCGAGTACTACTCtcctacaaaatattttctagatAAACAATCAAATAAGGGAATGAGTTAGAGATAATAATCCGGTATGTCAAAAAGTTTTTGTGAATTTGCTCGAATCATGGGTCCCAACTTATCATCTGCAAAAGTTCACTGGATAACCATATACTGAAAATGCAAAGGAAATGAAAAGCCAAGATGCCGTCAAGTTGAGTTGTGATTTGGCATGTCAAGAAGTTTCTGTCACATTGCTAGTTAATCATGAGTGTATCTCAACTTGATGCCTTTCACATGGTCTCTTGGTGTGCCTGCAACAGCTAATCAAACAACCAAACGGCGAGAAGAGGAGCGCACCTTCATTTCATGGCTCGACAAAGAAAGCATAAATGCGGAGTACAACTCCCTAACATCTGTGACCAACAAACCAGCCCAAATAGCGACCCCCAAGATAGACACATACTGGAGAGCATCTTCTCAGCCCAGAGTGAAAGtataatcaaaatagaaaacatCTCCTTAACATAATAAAGTAGTAAAGCAGTTTAATGAATGAAAAGTTGCCAAATGaggtaaaattttcaacaccGAAGCCAAGAGTAGTATAAACTAGTTTTAGATATGAAGGGAATCTGGAACTATCGATACAAAATCTATACAACTCTAAAATTAGGGAAACAATGAGAGTCAAGTCGGATAATACCTGTAATATTACCTTGCAGTTGATCCCTAGATAGAGAGTGAATTCTGCATTGTCACAGGTTTGATTGGCAAGACATCTGCTACTTGATTATCCTCTCTATATACGTGTGAGATTTTAATTCGACTTGGGTATAATAGTCTTGATATTGTCCACGAGAGTCTGAAGGTACCATGCTCATTGGAGGTGTTTCTGAATAAGGTGGATTATGTGATTTGCATCAACCTCTACCCAGATTTTAGTGAAACCTTTCTCCAGACAAAGTTAAAGCCCTCTGTGGAGTGCCTGAAGCTCAACCAAAGTGTTAGTTGTATGTCCTAGGGGTTCCAAAAAAGCAAAACGTACGCTACCCATATGATATCTCAATAGTCCTCCTACCCATGATGCCCATAGattgtgttgtaaatatggCCCAAAATCGGAAGCCCAAACTACAAGCCCACAACTCACTTGGAGGCCCACCCAACTACCCGATCCAACCCGACTACCCGACCCGTGTATCTCACTTATATACCCTCTTCTCTCACAACCCTAATcagtttcttctctctctctcacctcTCCTCTCCTCACTCCGCCGACTCACTCTCCCTCTTCCTTCTTGCCGGTTACCGCATGACGGTTAGAATAACCACCGTCCGGCGGTTAAGCCAATCTCAAGAAAACCCCCCAACGATTGTGTTCCTTCGGCAGTTACTTGAGACTCTCTATAAAAAGGGGATTTCCCTCTTCCCGCTCTGCGCGCGAACTGAAATCTGTTTTCCGATACACTTTCCCTTTCCCTTATCTCTGTGATATTCTGTGTGTGGGTTTCCGGGTATATTGACGGGTCTTTGTGATTCGAGGTGTTTCTTGGGTGATTCGGGTGGAGTAGCCGTGAGTTGTGAGGGCTGGTTTGGGAACGGTACTTTGTGGTGACCGCGTCCCATTTTCTCTGGATCTGGCTTTAACCTGAGCCACTTTCAAACAGTGCTTTTATATTTCCCTTTCGTTGTATTGTTTATGTTTCCGCAAGCTTTTCTTTTCGGGTTGTATTTTAAGGAGTTTATACTCCAATAAgtgttgtaatagttgataggaTTTCTCTGTGAAACGACGAATACCACTGGAGGGTTATaccctacagtggtatcagagccgaTTCTCCGATCTGCGTTGATCCTGGTGACGGTAAACCTTCGCATAACCCTTCCTCTGGTTTCTCATTCctttctgttttattttttttttttttactgtcgTTGTTATTCCTTTACATTACTCCTGTTAGCCGCGGTAAAACCCCCTAATATCCCTCCTGGCCGGACCCctgaggtcgtcgggtatctggacGGGACTTAGGCTGGTTAGCCTCGGTTCTAATATACCTGCTTTTAATTTCTGTGTTATCTACTCACTGTTAATACGTCTGCGAATCTTGTGTTTTTCTGTGGATGTTTGATAACTGATTTACTGCTGTTGTTTCTGCTATTCCGTATACAGTGTTGCTCTTTATCTGAATAATCTTGTGATTTCTCTTCTGCATACTCGGTTTTCACTTCCTTGATAAGTTTGAGTCTCTGTAGTACTGTGCAAACttggttttaaaaaaattctactgTTTCGGGATCTTTTCTGTCTTATTAAAACCTTAGactgtttttcttcaaaatcttttttttaaaatggctGGTTATAGCCTTCAACCATTTGACGGAAAAACCGACTTTTCTATATggcaacaaaagatgaaaggcatccttattcaacaaaaagttttcaaagccATTGATGGCAAATACGCTGAAAATATTActgaggaaaagaaattagaaaatgatgaatttgcatATTCCTCTATTGTTTTGAATCTATCCGATACTGTTTTACGAAAAGTCGGAAAACTGGAATCTTCTAAAGCTTTGTGGGATAAGTTGGAGGAATTGTTTACTGAAATCTCTCTTCCTAATAAACTGTTTTTGCTGGAAAAAATTTTTCGTTATAAACTTgatttgtccaaaaatattgatgaaaacctTGATGACTTCACTAAGCtaattcaagatattaaacTTGCTGGTGACAAATACATTGATGAATATTCCCCCATTGTTCTCCTAAATGCAATACCTGAATCTTTCTCTGACGTAAAAGCAGCTATCAAATATGGTAgagatagtattaatttagaaacTGTAGTAAATGGGCTTAAGAGTAAAGAACTAGATCTCAAAGTTAATAAACCTAGCCAAAGCCATTATGAGATCAATTCCGTTAGGGGTAGAACAAGATTCGGGAACTTTAATTCTCGATATAATAGTAGGAGCAGAAGTAAGACTAAAACCAATAGAAGTAAGTCTAGACCTCGAGAGACAAACCTTAGAGATGACAAAATTAGAGATAGACGATGCTACAACTGTGGAACCAAAGGCCATTATATCAAAGATTGTAGAAAACCTAGACGTGAGAATAGGGATAGAAATTATgatgataaagaaaaagtcaGTAATGTGTCTATTGAATCAAATGGTGaagtttttgttgtttatgaAGCAAATTCTGTGAGTACTTTTGACATGCATGAATGGCTTATAGATTCCGGTTGCACATTTCATATGAGTCCTTTCAAAGACATTTTCACAAACTTGAAATATGAGCATGCTGGTTTTGTTTCAATggcaaatgagaaaaaatgtgaaatcaaAGGTCTTGGTGACATCTCATTATGTTTTGATGGTTATAAaatgcttttgaaaaatgtcagATATGTTCCTGACTTAAGTCACAACCTCATATCATGTGCTGCATTAGAAGAAAATGGTTTAGAAGGTAGGTGGGGCAAAGGCctcatgaaaattatgaaaggcTCTTTAGTGGTTTTCAAAGCTGAACGAAAACGGAATCTTTACATATGCACCGCATCTTATGATAACATTGCTGCATCAGTCTCTGTGTGTGACTTAACTTCCTTATGGCATAAGAGATTAGGCCACATTAGTCAAAAAggtcttgattttttaaaaagagatgG from Sesamum indicum cultivar Zhongzhi No. 13 linkage group LG3, S_indicum_v1.0, whole genome shotgun sequence harbors:
- the LOC105157949 gene encoding uncharacterized protein LOC105157949 translates to MVVDPDLAVAAAGEVAELPLPFKLRWDNIHPHPLDAAASPPPKPPWSMVAIRKVHQDHGCDNPPIVFPPINHENLLISPDLPPTPDRIPRVSADIRQSSFSESDSDSDYSNSSSAFTPSDSSSVPRSPVFRNARAKRAADAVGWFDSWAEILQCKVIGLVRFLCSSFTYSRVAFLTFRSTAFTAILIAFLYFRRRRRLRDREENMDRLIGIIKERDEKINQLLHQISRMNQMLLAVHKAPSSPTP
- the LOC105158097 gene encoding uncharacterized protein LOC105158097 yields the protein MAGYSLQPFDGKTDFSIWQQKMKGILIQQKVFKAIDGKYAENITEEKKLENDEFAYSSIVLNLSDTVLRKVGKLESSKALWDKLEELFTEISLPNKLFLLEKIFRYKLDLSKNIDENLDDFTKLIQDIKLAGDKYIDEYSPIVLLNAIPESFSDVKAAIKYGRDSINLETVVNGLKSKELDLKVNKPSQSHYEINSVRGRTRFGNFNSRYNSRSRSKTKTNRSKSRPRETNLRDDKIRDRRCYNCGTKGHYIKDCRKPRRENRDRNYDDKEKVSNVSIESNGEVFVVYEANSVSTFDMHEWLIDSGCTFHMSPFKDIFTNLKYEHAGFVSMANEKKCEIKGLGDISLCFDGYKMLLKNVRYVPDLSHNLISCAALEENGLEGRWGKGLMKIMKGSLVVFKAERKRNLYICTASYDNIAASVSVCDLTSLWHKRLGHISQKGLDFLKRDGVLNDKIDKLDFCDECVMGKQHRV